In one window of Mytilus trossulus isolate FHL-02 chromosome 7, PNRI_Mtr1.1.1.hap1, whole genome shotgun sequence DNA:
- the LOC134727166 gene encoding cytochrome P450 2B4-like, producing MDFSLFTDASSILFLVLFGLITYTLITQCRRPSGMPPGPRLWPVVGNMLSITGKQNLIEAFRELRQQYGDIYSLKLGSSWIVVINGYDNLKDALVKQGDMFSDRPDNFFFTRLLQHQGIIGSSGLLWKESRSFTQKTLKDFGLGKRSLQDKILEEVTILLKTIENTKGGIFTLKPLIQGVFSNIVTSIVFNRRFDYDDPQMMKIRDMLHEHLTDSEFSGILDAIPLLESFPGDLFHAKRLVDVERKLDAFVQKCLDEHKQTFDENNLVDYADAYLFEMKKRQHEKDSVYSERQLIRICRDFLLAGTDTTATNTRWAILHLICKPEIQERMFLEIQDVIGLERPPDMNDRLNMPYCDAVCNETMRVSNVGPLSAPRSSRVDVKFQGYKIPAETVIYPSLDSVLFDENIYPDPEDFIPDRFLEGSKISTSMTKLNVPFSLGKRSCPGEVLARQELFLTIVSLVRKFKFLPPDGSGPPAKKRMFGVIFFPAEYKLRAILRN from the exons ATGGATTTTTCTCTTTTCACTGATGCATCgtcaattttgtttcttgttttgttcgGTCTTATAACGTATACACTAATTACGCAATGTCGTCGACCGTCTGGAATGCCTCCTGGGCCTCGTCTCTGGCCAGTCGTTGGAAACATGCTGTCCATCAcaggaaaacaaaatttgattgaAGCTTTCCGTGAATTACGACAACAGTATGGGGATATATACAGTTTGAAGCTAGGGTCGAGTTGGATAGTAGTTATAAATGGATACGATAATTTAAAGGATGCTTTAGTGAAGCAAGGTGACATGTTCAGTGATAGACCAgacaatttcttttttacaaGGCTATTACAACATCAAG gaatTATTGGATCTAGTGGACTTTTGTGGAAAGAAAGCAGATCTTTTACTCAAAAGACACTGAAGGATTTCGGATTGGGAAAACGCAGCCTGCAGGACAAAATCCTGGAAGAGGTGACAATTCTATTGAAGACAATTGAAAACACTAAAGGCGGAATTTTTACATTGAAACCTCTTATTCAAGGTGTTTTTTCTAACATTGTAACATCAATTGTGTTTAATCGTCGTTTTGATTATGATGACCCACAAATGATGAAAATCAGAGATATGCTACACGAGCATCTTACAGACTCCGAATTTTCTGGAATTTTAGACGCGATACCACTTTTGGAATCATTTCCTGGAGATCTTTTCCATGCTAAAAGATTAGTGGACGTCGAAAGAAAATTAGACGCATTTGTTCAGAAATGTCTTGATGAGCATAAGCAaacatttgatgaaaataaTCTCGTTGATTATGCTGATgcttatttatttgaaatgaagAAGCGACAACACGAAAAAGACTCTGTATACTCAG AACGACAGCTTATAAGAATATGCCGTGATTTTTTGCTAGCAGGAACTGACACTACCGCCACTAACACACGATGGGCAATACTCCATCTTATTTGCAAACCTGAAATACAGGAAAGAATGTTTCTGGAAATTCAAGACGTTATTGGACTTGAACGCCCTCCTGATATGAATGACAGATTGAATATGCCTTACTGTGACGCCGTTTGCAACGAAACCATGCGGGTATCGAACGTGGGACCATTGTCTGCTCCAAGGTCTTCTCGGGTTGATGTTAAATTCCAAGGGTATAAAATCCCCGCTGAGACAGTTATCTACCCAAGTTTAGATTCTGTACTTTTTGATGAGAACATTTATCCAGACCCAGAAGATTTTATACCAGATAGATTCTTAGAGGGATCTAAAATATCTACCTCGATGACCAAATTGAATGTTCCGTTTTCGCTAG gCAAAAGAAGCTGTCCTGGAGAAGTGTTGGCCAGGCAAGAATTGTTTTTAACCATCGTTTCTCTTGTGagaaagtttaaatttttgccACCTGATGGATCGGGACCACCCGCAAAGAAAAGAAtgtttggagttatcttttttcCAGCAGAATACAAACTCAGAGCTATTTTAAGGAATTAA
- the LOC134726547 gene encoding uncharacterized protein LOC134726547, producing MSSGTENYERLNELLTRLVYPTCEKILDNHLRANKVSIYQFLETNKHRIVHCFRVKSPCCSLHANCTYPIKATLTQRQWSFLYKDEEKNVCTKPVCICNVVTTCKKFRNLNLNVICFLIIEFSMLNGLNMEALKRLNVFNQEMQDIRTGIVPYSEFQTKWNTTTDSLMVLGVTQQQIDRIKKIRVNRTPTPTAIDDRGCRCPCCKILLMALVVLIILAIPVGIIVVLVLYI from the exons ATGTCATCAGGAACAGAAAATTACGAGCGTCTGAATGAACTACTAACTCGTTTAGTATATCCAACGTGTGAAAAGATTCTGGACAACCATCTTCGAGCAAATAAAGTATCGATCTATCAATTtctagaaacaaacaaacatcgCATCGTTCACTGTTTTCGTGTCAAATCACCATGCTGTTCATTACATGCTAACTGTACATATCCAATAAAGGCAACACTGACACAAAGACAATGGAGCTTCCTGTACAAAGacgaagaaaaaaatgtttgcacgAAGCCAGTTTGTATTTGTAATGTTGTTACAACATGCAAAAAATTTAGGAATCTTAACCTGAATGTTATATGTTTCCTTATAATCGAATTCTCAATGCTAAATGGGTTGAACATGGAAGCACTGAAGAGACTGAATGTGTTTAATCAAGAGATGCAGGACATTAGAACAGGAATTGTTCCGTATAGTGAGTTTCAGACCAAATGGAATACCACTACAGATAGTTTGATGGTCCTAGGTGTGACACAACAGCAGATAGatagaataaagaaaataagaGTAAACCGCACACCTACTCCTACTGCTATAGATGACAGG ggTTGCAGATGTCCATGCTGTAAAATACTACTGATGGCACTAGTC GTATTGATTATTCTAGCTATACCTGTAGGAATCATTGTTGTACTTGTCCTGTATATTTAA
- the LOC134727167 gene encoding uncharacterized protein LOC134727167, producing MATQRDNYLRINNLFHKIAEPTIDKLMENYLHRTNQSLEKFLNNTNIKHTIMHLYWNDKECCENVKNCTKSKNRPISRDKLDAYYDYGYKINSHCNVHPCLCHIIAKRIMSRDLEMPQLAFLFRQFEIFNGEILESVDIILKVHTKLKLDYTDQRIRANDFEKMWATLSPNLQKLGATQHDIGLVRISTIEDSKIKQIDMTSPQRRCTELTLITINLIVILVLLVAVIALVITIAVYTF from the exons ATGGCTACACAACGTGACAATTACCTTCGTATAAATAATCTCTTCCACAAAATTGCGGAACCAACAATTGATAAACTGATGGAAAATTACCTTCACAGAACAAACCAGTCGCTAGAGAAATTTCtcaacaatacaaatattaagcATACAATCATGCATTTGTACTGGAACGACAAAGAGTGTtgtgaaaatgtgaaaaactgCACCAAATCCAAAAACCGTCCAATCAGCCGTGACAAGCTTGATGCTTATTATGATTACGGTTACAAGATAAACTCTCATTGTAATGTTCACCCATGTCTGTGTCACATTATTGCCAAGCGGATCATGTCTCGAGATCTGGAGATGCCACAACTTGCCTTTTTATTTCGGCAATTCGAAATTTTCAACGGAGAAATATTAGAATCTGTCGATATCATTCTAAAAGTCCATACAAAGTTGAAGCTTGATTACACAGACCAACGAATTAGAGCAAATGACTTTGAAAAGATGTGGGCTACCTTATCACCAAATCTCCAGAAGTTGGGAGCTACACAGCACGACATTGGCTTGGTCAGAATTAGCACAATTGAAGACTCAAAGATAAAGCAGATTGATATGACAAGTCCACAa aggAGATGTACAGAACTGACGCTGATCACAATCAATTTAATTGTT ATTTTGGTTTTACTGGTTGCTGTTATTGCCTTAGTGATTACCATTGCAGTTTATACTTTCTAA